GCTTCATCAGCACCACTATGTCCGCCGTGTTCTTCAGCGCGACCGAGAATGCGAGGTCCGACGCGACTATTATCGCGCCCCTCGCGTACTTCTTGGCTTTTCTTATCACAGGAGTGAAGTCCGTGTCGCGCGTCATGAGCGCCAGCACGTCCGTGTCCTTGTCCATTATGTACTCCATCGCCTCTGTCGCCATCGTGACATCGACGTCCCCGGTGGTAATCTCGACCTTGAAGCCCTGGTTCACCATCGCCTCGATGAGCTTGTCTGAAGCGTACTGGTCCAGGTAGATTTTGGCGATGCGTATGTCCCCGTACTTCTGGAGCTCCCGCTTCACTTCCCGCAAATCTATCCCAATCCC
The DNA window shown above is from Candidatus Micrarchaeia archaeon and carries:
- a CDS encoding NYN domain-containing protein, whose translation is MGLLDGLIGRSRRKQIVFLIDGPNSIRKGIGIDLREVKRELQKYGDIRIAKIYLDQYASDKLIEAMVNQGFKVEITTGDVDVTMATEAMEYIMDKDTDVLALMTRDTDFTPVIRKAKKYARGAIIVASDLAFSVALKNTADIVVLMKPAGQGAAEHIKNAEV